The proteins below come from a single Serratia fonticola genomic window:
- a CDS encoding fimbria/pilus outer membrane usher protein: MKIHPLALALSPLLVGSALIAGTSPAWGRDYFDPALLSLGGGLEAVTDLSAFESAGQTPPGTYLVTVLVNRSERGQYRVVFTPGDKGQVSPELTPAFLAEMGINTSALPAFGGLPVDKPVSDLTTLIPDARVHFDFQQQRLELSIPQVAMKPDASSVVNPALWDQGMSAFLLNYTLNGGRSRQDGQSGQSTSEQSNLFLGLHSGLNWQAWRLRSDMTYTYNNSRTGYGDTQRNQQTRFSNTYLQRDIQAWRSDVLAGENNTGNDVFDSIPFRGVKLSSSEDMLPLSLRGFAPVISGIAQSNARVTVSQNGNVVYQAYVAPGPFRINDLYQTGQGGDLTVTVTEADGSVRTWTQAFSALPVMQRPGGLKYELTAGRYNGGITTGSREAHFALGTLIYGLPHDITLYGGGLIAEKYASAVAGSGISLGDFGAMSADVTLSSARMYDERQSGQSYRVRYAKSLLSTGTSVDLTAYRYSTRYYYNFADFNNSGYQLSEGQVPWALARQRSDFQVRVTQQLGDFGSLYLSGARSDYWGDEQVNNTLSAGYTGSWHGVSYGLAYSVDRIKSDGDWPQNRQLAFNMQVPFSLFSAQPALNRSYASYQMTHDSEGRVRQQVGVSGSAAEDRLSYSLMQGWSNNNQSGNGGSTSNLNLGWQGSQGMVSAGYSHSSRYNSLNVSGNGGLVVHPNGVTLSQQLGTSVAVVRAPGAAGVSVMNGGVRTDSRGYAVVPYLSPYQNNTVSLNPSTLPEDVDLPQSSTNVYPTKGAVVAATFTPRTGYQALITLTQAGIPAPFGTLVTLDGEGAEINSGIVGDAGQVYLSGLPEQGKLRAVWGRGAAQQCLAHFNLSKAAVSANNPVRMLNVQCEEGQ; the protein is encoded by the coding sequence ATGAAAATTCACCCTCTTGCCCTTGCTCTTTCCCCACTCCTGGTGGGCAGCGCATTGATTGCAGGCACGTCTCCAGCCTGGGGCCGCGACTACTTTGACCCAGCGCTGTTGTCGCTGGGTGGTGGCCTGGAAGCCGTCACCGACCTGAGTGCGTTTGAAAGCGCCGGACAGACCCCTCCGGGAACTTATCTGGTAACGGTGCTGGTCAACCGTAGCGAACGTGGCCAATACCGCGTCGTGTTCACCCCGGGTGACAAGGGCCAGGTCAGCCCGGAATTGACTCCGGCCTTTCTGGCGGAGATGGGGATCAATACCTCCGCATTGCCCGCTTTTGGCGGGTTGCCGGTCGACAAGCCAGTCAGTGACCTGACCACCCTGATCCCTGATGCCCGGGTGCACTTTGATTTTCAGCAACAGCGCCTGGAACTCAGCATTCCCCAGGTAGCGATGAAGCCGGACGCCAGCAGCGTGGTTAACCCTGCGCTATGGGACCAGGGCATGAGCGCGTTTTTACTCAACTATACCCTCAACGGCGGGCGCAGCCGCCAAGACGGACAATCGGGCCAATCCACCAGCGAACAGTCCAACTTGTTCCTTGGGCTGCACAGCGGATTGAACTGGCAGGCCTGGCGCCTGCGCAGTGACATGACCTACACCTACAATAACAGCCGCACTGGCTATGGCGACACGCAACGCAACCAGCAAACCCGTTTCTCAAATACCTATCTGCAACGCGATATCCAGGCCTGGCGTTCGGATGTGCTGGCTGGGGAGAACAACACCGGCAATGACGTTTTCGACAGTATTCCGTTTCGCGGAGTGAAATTGAGCTCCAGCGAAGACATGCTGCCGCTCAGCCTGCGGGGATTTGCCCCGGTGATCAGCGGCATTGCGCAGAGCAACGCACGGGTTACCGTCAGCCAGAACGGTAACGTGGTGTACCAGGCGTATGTCGCCCCGGGGCCGTTTCGGATTAATGACCTGTACCAGACCGGGCAAGGGGGAGACCTGACGGTCACGGTGACCGAAGCGGATGGCAGCGTACGTACCTGGACCCAGGCCTTCTCTGCTCTGCCGGTGATGCAACGTCCGGGTGGGTTGAAGTATGAACTGACCGCCGGGCGCTACAACGGCGGCATCACCACCGGCTCCAGAGAGGCCCATTTTGCGTTGGGTACCCTGATTTACGGGCTGCCCCATGACATCACGTTGTACGGCGGCGGGCTGATAGCGGAGAAATACGCCTCGGCGGTGGCGGGCAGCGGGATTTCGCTGGGGGATTTCGGCGCCATGTCGGCAGACGTGACCCTCTCATCGGCCCGCATGTATGACGAAAGACAGAGCGGCCAGTCATACCGGGTACGTTATGCCAAAAGCCTGCTCAGCACGGGCACCTCAGTGGATCTGACGGCTTATCGTTACTCCACCCGGTACTATTACAACTTTGCCGACTTCAACAACAGCGGTTATCAGCTCAGTGAAGGCCAGGTGCCCTGGGCACTGGCCCGACAGCGTTCGGATTTCCAGGTGCGGGTAACCCAGCAACTGGGGGATTTTGGATCGCTGTACCTGTCGGGGGCGCGCAGTGATTACTGGGGCGATGAGCAGGTGAACAACACCCTGTCGGCGGGTTACACCGGCAGTTGGCACGGCGTGAGCTATGGCCTGGCCTACAGCGTTGACCGGATAAAATCCGACGGGGATTGGCCACAGAACCGCCAGTTGGCGTTCAATATGCAGGTACCGTTCAGCCTGTTCAGCGCGCAGCCTGCCCTCAATCGCAGCTACGCCAGCTACCAGATGACGCATGACAGTGAAGGCCGTGTGCGGCAACAGGTGGGGGTGAGCGGCTCGGCGGCGGAAGACCGCCTTTCCTACAGCCTGATGCAGGGGTGGAGTAACAACAACCAGAGTGGCAACGGGGGTAGCACCAGCAACCTGAATCTGGGTTGGCAGGGGAGCCAGGGCATGGTCAGCGCCGGGTACAGCCACAGCAGCCGCTATAACTCGCTGAATGTGAGTGGTAACGGGGGGCTGGTAGTCCACCCCAACGGGGTGACGCTGAGCCAGCAACTGGGCACCTCGGTGGCAGTGGTTCGCGCACCGGGCGCTGCCGGGGTGAGCGTAATGAACGGCGGCGTCCGTACCGACAGCCGCGGGTATGCGGTGGTGCCGTACCTGTCGCCTTACCAGAACAACACGGTGAGCCTGAACCCGTCGACGCTGCCGGAAGATGTCGACCTGCCGCAGAGCAGCACCAATGTCTACCCCACCAAAGGGGCGGTGGTAGCGGCCACGTTTACGCCTCGCACCGGCTATCAGGCGCTGATAACCCTGACCCAGGCTGGCATACCGGCACCCTTCGGCACGCTGGTGACACTGGACGGAGAAGGAGCGGAGATCAACAGCGGCATCGTGGGTGATGCCGGCCAGGTGTACCTGAGCGGGTTGCCGGAACAGGGAAAATTGCGCGCGGTGTGGGGCCGTGGGGCTGCACAGCAGTGCCTGGCCCACTTCAACCTGAGCAAGGCAGCAGTATCAGCAAACAATCCGGTGCGCATGCTGAATGTGCAATGTGAGGAAGGACAGTGA
- a CDS encoding fimbrial biogenesis chaperone, with the protein MKYPIYLLMGLCLLVNKMGLAQAQDNASPGISFYVLRVIYPAGEKQGVTLTAYNKSPAPYLMQSWIRPVDPATGDVDLNWHGTPVMPFIVTPPLARLEANGELALRIRRNDMPLPNDRESVFFISMKALPTQQPDAEQMVMTVVSNIKLFYRPAGLVKRAVADMAPKLTFSRAGDQLTATNPTPYWLTFSRLAVGNVALDKPALRLMVPPFGKQSYTLPATASGKVSWQLIDEDGWDTPVAQQD; encoded by the coding sequence ATGAAATACCCGATTTATCTTCTGATGGGCCTATGCCTGTTGGTCAACAAAATGGGCCTGGCACAGGCTCAGGACAACGCCTCGCCGGGGATTTCTTTTTACGTACTGCGGGTGATTTACCCGGCGGGCGAAAAGCAGGGCGTAACGTTGACCGCCTACAACAAAAGCCCGGCGCCGTACCTGATGCAGTCATGGATCCGGCCGGTCGATCCGGCCACCGGAGACGTCGATCTGAACTGGCATGGCACCCCGGTGATGCCGTTTATTGTCACGCCGCCGCTGGCTCGCCTGGAAGCGAACGGTGAACTGGCGCTGCGTATCCGGCGCAACGATATGCCGCTGCCTAACGACCGCGAATCGGTGTTTTTTATCTCCATGAAGGCGCTGCCCACCCAACAGCCCGACGCTGAGCAGATGGTGATGACGGTCGTGAGCAATATCAAACTGTTTTACCGCCCGGCGGGATTGGTGAAACGCGCCGTGGCAGACATGGCCCCGAAGCTGACCTTCAGCCGGGCAGGCGACCAATTGACAGCAACCAACCCGACCCCCTACTGGCTCACCTTCTCCCGCCTGGCGGTGGGGAATGTGGCGTTGGACAAACCGGCTCTGCGCCTGATGGTGCCGCCTTTCGGCAAGCAGTCTTACACCCTGCCCGCCACCGCGAGCGGGAAAGTCAGCTGGCAGCTGATTGATGAAGATGGCTGGGATACCCCGGTTGCCCAACAGGATTGA
- a CDS encoding fimbrial biogenesis chaperone, whose translation MTQRFHQVLASLLLTFSLSTQAGSGGISLGQTRVIFSSADKAQTLTVSNSGQQAYLVQARVQNGLDDTTPAPFIVTPPLFSLQGDSRQLLRLLPQGATLPTDQESLFYLSISAMPAQAEPVTAADRLSVGVRFVIKLFYRPQGLALPADNTPCRLTFKREAHGVRAINPTGYFQTLGMLAVDGHTVALDQQPAMVPPHSSITLAVDGPLNKVAWQTLTDYGGLSQSCQQTGSASTETTP comes from the coding sequence ATGACACAGCGATTTCATCAGGTGCTAGCAAGCCTGCTGCTCACTTTCAGCCTGTCTACACAGGCCGGGAGCGGCGGCATCAGCCTGGGGCAGACACGCGTTATTTTTTCTTCAGCGGATAAAGCGCAAACCCTCACCGTCAGCAATAGCGGGCAACAGGCTTATCTGGTCCAGGCCCGAGTGCAAAACGGCCTGGACGATACAACCCCCGCGCCGTTTATCGTTACGCCACCGCTGTTCTCGCTGCAAGGCGATAGCCGCCAACTGCTACGGCTATTGCCGCAGGGTGCCACGCTGCCCACCGACCAGGAATCCCTGTTTTATCTCTCTATCTCGGCCATGCCTGCACAGGCTGAGCCCGTAACGGCGGCCGATCGGCTGTCGGTAGGGGTACGTTTCGTGATCAAGCTGTTTTATCGCCCGCAAGGGTTGGCGTTACCCGCGGACAACACCCCTTGCCGACTGACGTTCAAGCGTGAAGCGCACGGCGTGCGGGCCATCAATCCCACCGGCTATTTTCAGACCCTGGGGATGCTGGCCGTTGACGGGCATACCGTGGCGTTAGACCAACAACCGGCGATGGTGCCTCCGCACAGCAGTATCACCCTGGCCGTTGACGGGCCGCTGAATAAGGTGGCCTGGCAGACGCTCACCGACTATGGCGGACTCTCCCAGTCCTGCCAGCAGACAGGCTCAGCCTCCACGGAGACCACACCATGA
- a CDS encoding fimbrial protein — protein MRSAQRYLKAALAVMLAGGGAVSAPVQAVTLDFSAVLTNGTCTLSLDKSTLPLGVIAKSQLRPNQLVAPQPFTLSVQDCTGSAGGSLKPVVTIAGTGTTQDSKWLFRNAGSAANTGILVIQSATVPDYSQPEVKNNSVISLANPGQIPVNQTFTFYAGASCGGSTGCATVATGDVTATLMFTFLYQ, from the coding sequence ATGCGTTCAGCGCAACGTTACCTTAAGGCCGCGCTGGCTGTAATGCTGGCCGGTGGTGGAGCGGTATCCGCCCCGGTGCAGGCCGTGACGCTGGATTTCTCCGCCGTGCTGACCAATGGCACCTGCACGCTCAGCCTGGATAAAAGCACACTGCCTTTGGGTGTCATCGCTAAATCCCAGCTGCGCCCAAACCAGCTGGTTGCTCCACAGCCCTTTACCCTGTCCGTGCAGGATTGCACCGGCTCTGCAGGCGGCAGCCTCAAGCCTGTAGTGACTATCGCCGGCACCGGCACCACCCAAGACAGCAAATGGCTGTTTCGCAATGCCGGATCGGCGGCGAATACCGGGATCTTGGTCATCCAGAGTGCCACCGTGCCGGACTACAGCCAGCCCGAAGTCAAAAACAACAGCGTGATTTCACTGGCGAACCCCGGACAGATACCCGTCAACCAGACGTTCACCTTTTATGCCGGTGCCAGTTGTGGCGGCAGCACCGGGTGTGCCACGGTCGCGACCGGTGACGTGACGGCCACGCTGATGTTTACGTTTCTCTATCAGTGA
- a CDS encoding fimbrial biogenesis chaperone gives MTRFISLFSLLVALLGAPLAGWSAGFGINATRLIYPEGASSINVAVRNTLNHEPYLVQTAISGKQDAQTTAPFTVTPPLFRLEPQSTNQLRIAFTGQPLPDDRESVFYLHATAIPASTQRDPAQQRNDVQAQLRFGVGNIIKLFYRPASLSGSSAAAQKELQFSRVAGGLKVTNPSPYFVSLADLKVGGQQLALDTPAALMLPPFGNHIWPVKTPLATGKRVQWQTINDTGGTDAFSATLP, from the coding sequence ATGACGCGCTTTATCTCCCTGTTTTCGCTGCTAGTGGCCCTGCTGGGTGCACCGTTGGCAGGCTGGTCCGCCGGGTTTGGCATTAATGCCACCCGTCTGATTTATCCTGAAGGGGCCAGCAGTATCAACGTCGCGGTACGCAACACCCTTAACCACGAACCGTATCTGGTACAAACGGCTATCAGCGGTAAACAGGATGCACAGACCACGGCCCCGTTCACCGTGACGCCGCCGCTGTTCCGTCTGGAACCTCAAAGCACCAATCAGTTACGTATCGCCTTTACCGGCCAGCCGCTACCTGACGATCGAGAGTCGGTGTTTTATTTGCATGCCACAGCGATCCCGGCCAGTACGCAAAGGGATCCGGCTCAACAACGTAATGACGTGCAGGCCCAGCTGCGTTTCGGCGTGGGCAACATTATCAAGCTGTTCTACCGGCCTGCGAGCCTGAGCGGCTCCTCTGCCGCCGCCCAAAAAGAGTTGCAGTTCTCCCGCGTGGCTGGCGGGCTGAAGGTGACCAATCCCTCTCCCTATTTTGTCAGCCTGGCCGACTTGAAGGTGGGGGGGCAACAACTGGCCTTGGACACGCCGGCTGCACTAATGCTCCCCCCTTTCGGCAACCATATCTGGCCGGTTAAAACTCCGTTAGCAACCGGCAAACGGGTGCAGTGGCAGACCATTAATGATACCGGGGGCACCGATGCGTTCAGCGCAACGTTACCTTAA
- a CDS encoding fimbrial protein produces the protein MRKSIFTLAPVVAALLAGSGVAQAASNAQMTITANVVAATCDVSLSNASLDLGNYSKTAITAVATPVTQSIKTFTVGLSNCETPAAAGDQASLIVTGQTLGGNPNIFNSTGTNTGIMLSEVTSPTTYITAGQKLSVAKAGETPEAGDFNTKSLSLQAGLASSSLTPDIGMVSAPILFSFAYN, from the coding sequence ATGCGTAAGTCTATTTTTACTCTGGCCCCGGTTGTTGCAGCTTTGTTGGCTGGATCTGGCGTGGCTCAGGCCGCATCTAACGCCCAGATGACCATTACCGCCAACGTTGTCGCAGCGACCTGTGACGTTTCTCTCTCCAACGCTAGCCTGGACCTGGGTAACTACTCCAAAACCGCAATCACCGCAGTCGCCACCCCGGTGACCCAGAGTATAAAAACCTTCACCGTAGGCCTGAGCAACTGTGAAACCCCGGCGGCAGCAGGCGATCAGGCAAGCCTGATCGTCACCGGCCAGACACTAGGGGGCAACCCGAACATCTTTAACAGCACCGGCACCAATACCGGCATCATGTTAAGTGAAGTGACTTCACCAACCACCTACATTACCGCCGGCCAAAAATTATCGGTAGCCAAAGCAGGTGAGACCCCGGAAGCGGGCGATTTCAACACGAAATCCTTGAGCCTGCAGGCTGGTTTGGCCTCTTCGTCTCTCACGCCAGATATCGGTATGGTTAGCGCCCCAATCCTGTTCAGCTTTGCCTACAACTGA
- a CDS encoding FaeA/PapI family transcriptional regulator, protein MKYKKHNAAFDKVMTALQVLSRVDCCPPDTLPPRDKWPKTRDIADYCDTNIYVSRYYLMKLVKKKKAHVSSVPDQKSLRWCIATPTRGGDISQ, encoded by the coding sequence ATGAAATATAAGAAACATAATGCAGCCTTCGACAAGGTTATGACGGCGTTGCAGGTGTTGAGCCGTGTTGATTGCTGCCCTCCCGATACATTGCCACCTAGAGATAAATGGCCCAAGACCCGGGATATTGCCGATTACTGTGATACCAACATTTATGTGTCCCGCTACTACCTGATGAAACTGGTAAAGAAAAAGAAGGCGCATGTCTCATCGGTGCCAGACCAAAAGAGCTTACGCTGGTGTATTGCAACACCTACCCGGGGTGGGGATATATCCCAATGA
- a CDS encoding LuxR C-terminal-related transcriptional regulator, whose translation MNSRIVIALWGKNLYFLQGIRHLFERYFYLRGVSPLFVHANCNDIIHLKVADLIVRSNASWRGDGYQRYQIFLIRKKNTEGVTYQQGEIGLNDKPEAVMQLLDRLFDVQLNNNAPCVPDYEKITRREREVLQAIAAGLSPTQIARKLQISTKTVSAHKQASMRKLGFQRSHDLYHWLWQGSPDISRSTVGEG comes from the coding sequence ATGAACTCACGCATCGTTATTGCCCTGTGGGGCAAAAATCTCTATTTCTTACAAGGTATTCGCCACCTTTTTGAACGGTATTTTTATCTCCGGGGAGTATCCCCTCTATTTGTTCATGCAAATTGCAATGATATTATTCATCTGAAAGTTGCGGATCTGATTGTCAGGAGCAATGCCAGCTGGAGGGGAGATGGGTATCAACGCTACCAAATCTTCCTAATACGGAAAAAAAATACAGAAGGGGTCACCTATCAACAGGGAGAAATCGGCCTGAATGATAAACCCGAGGCGGTGATGCAACTGCTGGATAGGCTGTTCGACGTGCAGCTCAATAATAATGCCCCCTGCGTACCTGACTACGAAAAGATCACTCGGCGAGAGCGAGAAGTCTTGCAGGCGATAGCAGCAGGCTTATCGCCTACACAGATCGCCAGAAAGTTGCAGATTAGCACCAAGACCGTCAGCGCCCATAAGCAGGCATCCATGCGAAAATTGGGATTCCAGCGCAGTCACGATCTGTACCATTGGCTGTGGCAAGGCAGCCCGGACATATCGAGGAGCACAGTGGGAGAGGGATGA
- a CDS encoding isochorismatase family protein — protein sequence MAELKAREDDTLLTPDNHALLLIDHQYLQLLAVRSHPADTVVNNAVLLAKSAKIFKVPTLLTTAFAERQALFQEVQAVYPEQKPIDRTGLNAWDDERVRHWVQNTGKTKLVIAGLWTEVCLNLAVQSTLAAGYDVYIVTDASGGGSEEGHERGVQRMIQSGAKPITAAVYLSELQRDWSREETAADVANLFAELGGGFGQGLRWEWQLLGLKEGTR from the coding sequence ATGGCTGAACTCAAGGCGCGTGAGGACGACACTTTGTTGACTCCTGATAACCATGCCCTGTTACTGATTGACCATCAATATCTGCAGCTTCTTGCTGTTCGCTCCCATCCTGCCGACACGGTGGTCAACAATGCTGTCTTGTTGGCAAAATCCGCAAAAATCTTCAAAGTGCCAACCTTACTGACAACTGCCTTTGCAGAACGCCAGGCATTATTTCAGGAGGTTCAGGCTGTCTATCCCGAACAAAAGCCCATCGATCGTACGGGATTAAACGCCTGGGATGATGAACGGGTGCGTCACTGGGTACAAAATACGGGTAAAACCAAACTGGTCATTGCCGGCCTATGGACAGAGGTCTGTCTGAATCTCGCCGTGCAGAGCACTTTGGCTGCCGGATACGACGTCTACATTGTTACCGATGCTTCCGGCGGCGGTAGTGAAGAAGGCCATGAGCGTGGCGTGCAGCGTATGATCCAATCCGGTGCCAAACCGATCACCGCAGCAGTGTACCTAAGCGAGCTTCAACGAGATTGGTCAAGAGAAGAAACAGCGGCTGATGTGGCTAACCTGTTTGCGGAACTTGGCGGCGGTTTTGGCCAAGGATTACGTTGGGAATGGCAATTGCTCGGCCTGAAAGAGGGTACACGTTAG
- a CDS encoding helix-hairpin-helix domain-containing protein, protein MANIVTCTTRDGETIQYVDEIIGSGSMKDVYFSPDKSYVVAFYKKPQNEQAKERIEMITGRYRQNIFEQAGGDYWQGLFCWPTSIVEHDGKIGIVVPTYQSHFFFKYGSKNNDFLGIKGREKEGKWFASANNQNKFLDPRERGNTLNYLKVCLLLTRAVRRMHAAGLCHSDLSYKNVLIDPEQGHACIIDVDGLVVPGKYPPDVVGTPDFIAPEVVKTSHLPKEDPQRILPSIATDRHALSVLIYMYLFFRHPLRGGKIHDMDDEMRDESLAMGERALFIEHPTDHSNAVKLNQVSPSSLPWADPQKVPYTIMGPYLTPLFERAFIEGLHEPTRRPTADEWETALVKTVDLIQPCQNTACEQKWYVFSGKNRPACPYCGTPFKGKLPILNLYSSRKAGSFRPDDHRLMVWSGQSIYAWHVNRLIAPNERTPDAQKKRVGYFVFHNDQWWLVNEGISGLLSLPDKTPVAIGDKLALNDGVQFVLSTEEGGRLVVVQLVEN, encoded by the coding sequence ATGGCAAATATCGTTACCTGTACCACCAGGGATGGCGAAACCATCCAGTATGTCGATGAGATCATCGGCTCCGGCTCCATGAAGGACGTCTACTTTTCGCCGGATAAGTCATACGTAGTGGCGTTCTATAAAAAGCCGCAGAACGAGCAGGCGAAAGAACGCATCGAGATGATCACTGGCCGCTACCGGCAGAACATCTTTGAGCAAGCCGGTGGCGATTACTGGCAAGGGCTGTTTTGTTGGCCCACCAGCATAGTGGAACACGACGGCAAGATCGGCATCGTGGTGCCCACCTACCAGAGCCACTTCTTCTTTAAGTACGGCTCCAAGAATAACGACTTCCTGGGGATTAAAGGCCGCGAGAAGGAAGGTAAATGGTTTGCCAGCGCCAATAACCAGAACAAGTTCCTGGATCCGCGCGAACGCGGCAACACCCTGAATTACCTGAAGGTCTGCTTGCTGCTGACCCGGGCAGTCCGGCGTATGCACGCCGCGGGCCTGTGCCACAGCGATCTGAGCTATAAAAACGTGCTGATCGACCCCGAGCAGGGCCACGCCTGTATCATCGACGTCGACGGGCTGGTGGTACCAGGTAAATACCCCCCAGACGTGGTCGGCACGCCGGACTTTATTGCCCCGGAAGTGGTGAAAACCAGCCATCTGCCGAAAGAAGATCCGCAGCGCATACTACCAAGCATTGCCACCGACAGGCACGCATTATCCGTGCTGATCTACATGTACCTGTTCTTCCGCCACCCGCTGCGCGGCGGCAAGATCCATGACATGGACGACGAGATGCGCGATGAATCGTTGGCCATGGGTGAACGGGCGCTGTTTATTGAACACCCGACCGATCACAGCAACGCGGTCAAACTCAACCAGGTCAGCCCTTCTTCGCTACCTTGGGCCGATCCGCAGAAAGTGCCCTACACCATTATGGGCCCCTACCTGACGCCGCTGTTTGAAAGGGCGTTTATTGAAGGCCTGCACGAGCCCACAAGACGGCCAACTGCCGACGAGTGGGAAACGGCGCTGGTGAAAACGGTCGATCTGATCCAGCCGTGTCAAAACACTGCCTGCGAGCAGAAATGGTATGTGTTCTCCGGTAAAAATCGCCCGGCCTGCCCGTATTGCGGTACACCGTTCAAGGGTAAGCTGCCGATCCTGAACCTTTACTCCTCGCGTAAAGCCGGGAGCTTCCGCCCCGACGATCATCGCCTGATGGTATGGAGCGGCCAGTCGATTTATGCCTGGCACGTTAACCGCCTGATCGCCCCCAACGAACGTACGCCAGACGCGCAGAAAAAACGCGTGGGCTATTTCGTGTTCCATAACGATCAGTGGTGGCTGGTGAATGAAGGCATCAGCGGGCTGCTCTCCTTGCCGGATAAGACCCCGGTGGCGATCGGTGACAAGCTGGCACTGAACGATGGGGTTCAGTTTGTGCTTTCCACCGAAGAAGGCGGCAGGCTGGTGGTGGTGCAGTTGGTGGAGAACTAG
- a CDS encoding PP2C family serine/threonine-protein phosphatase, whose amino-acid sequence MQDVEKLRQNVLMLILAETGATTDDAQLASLQADDEIGTLLTNLITKVTAKTPATVETTEAPPLVANDDTLADEPKVVLTKSDDIPVAAPETADLPTPVDWQKAPFEPLEVQGDATLPEETAKENLKPGQIPSGTATPISTPQNIQPQAKINVANARTGVPFHSEIDIVLDDGTTAEVLAVAFSKDIGITFDPATSSLAGTATESGDFDITVTWSCPTAPQCSTQVPFIVNPDPRSLWKILEPPADSRYFKPHVAHQQILEPGVNIVAASRRGRSHEHAGTFRDDDFYIASNSNTGWNILLVADGAGSAKNSREGSRIATQTVGDYLTTLLNSDKGLELKACVENWGTDDQRIVWEAFNRLFRQAAIMAVNNISNESIRAEESAKSYSTTLLVTVSFRTGAELFAASFWLGDGAIAAYGPVGKVRVLGTPDSGEYAGQTRFLDADAVNDTNFSKRISIGKWTEVSHLVLMTDGVSDPRFETDNGLQNSQKWDDLIAELTPCLSDPSQPAERLAEWLNFFSPGNHDDRTLIVAW is encoded by the coding sequence ATGCAAGACGTGGAGAAACTGCGCCAGAACGTACTCATGCTGATCCTGGCAGAAACGGGCGCAACGACGGATGACGCCCAGCTTGCCAGCCTGCAAGCCGATGATGAGATCGGCACCTTGCTGACCAACCTCATCACCAAAGTGACGGCCAAGACCCCCGCAACGGTTGAGACAACAGAAGCTCCGCCGTTGGTTGCCAATGACGATACCTTGGCCGACGAACCTAAAGTGGTCCTCACCAAGAGCGATGACATCCCCGTTGCCGCCCCAGAAACCGCAGATCTGCCAACACCAGTCGACTGGCAGAAAGCACCGTTTGAGCCGCTGGAAGTGCAAGGAGATGCCACATTGCCTGAAGAAACCGCCAAAGAAAACCTGAAGCCAGGCCAGATCCCGTCCGGCACCGCTACCCCGATTAGCACGCCGCAGAACATTCAGCCGCAGGCAAAAATCAACGTGGCCAATGCCCGTACCGGCGTCCCCTTCCACTCTGAAATCGATATCGTGCTGGATGATGGTACGACTGCCGAAGTGCTGGCCGTCGCGTTCTCCAAAGATATCGGCATCACCTTTGATCCGGCGACCTCTTCACTGGCAGGAACTGCCACCGAAAGCGGCGATTTTGACATCACGGTCACCTGGTCTTGCCCCACTGCACCGCAATGCTCCACCCAAGTCCCCTTTATCGTTAACCCCGACCCGCGCAGCCTGTGGAAAATCCTCGAGCCGCCTGCCGATTCACGCTATTTCAAACCGCATGTCGCCCATCAGCAGATCCTGGAGCCTGGCGTGAACATCGTGGCAGCCAGCCGCAGGGGGCGTTCCCATGAGCATGCGGGCACCTTCCGGGATGATGACTTTTACATCGCCAGCAATAGCAACACCGGTTGGAATATACTGCTGGTAGCCGACGGAGCCGGTAGCGCTAAAAACTCGCGCGAGGGCTCGCGTATCGCGACTCAAACCGTGGGCGACTACCTGACTACCCTGTTGAATAGCGACAAAGGGCTGGAACTCAAAGCCTGCGTTGAAAACTGGGGAACTGACGATCAACGGATAGTCTGGGAAGCGTTTAATCGCCTGTTCCGCCAGGCCGCGATCATGGCCGTCAACAATATCAGCAATGAATCCATCCGGGCCGAAGAGAGCGCCAAATCCTATTCCACCACGCTGCTGGTCACCGTTTCCTTCCGTACCGGGGCCGAGCTGTTCGCCGCCTCATTCTGGTTGGGCGACGGTGCCATTGCGGCCTACGGGCCAGTGGGCAAAGTGCGCGTACTGGGCACGCCAGACAGCGGTGAGTATGCGGGCCAAACGCGTTTCCTGGATGCCGATGCGGTGAACGATACGAACTTCAGTAAGCGCATCAGCATCGGTAAATGGACCGAGGTCTCTCATCTGGTGCTGATGACCGACGGCGTCTCCGATCCCCGGTTTGAAACAGATAACGGCCTGCAAAATAGCCAGAAGTGGGATGACCTGATCGCGGAGCTGACGCCCTGCCTGAGCGATCCCTCGCAACCCGCAGAGCGGCTGGCCGAATGGCTGAACTTCTTCTCCCCGGGCAATCACGACGATCGGACCCTTATCGTGGCGTGGTGA